The Sporocytophaga myxococcoides genome contains a region encoding:
- a CDS encoding ABC transporter ATP-binding protein yields MPVLEVKDLSLGFEGKLIIEGVSFAIEKPSFVAIIGHNGCGKTTFFKSLIQSHPYKGEIFLFDQKVNKSQTSPREIAILEQRNLVNFQIKVKDIVVMGLFRRKSFFENYTNEDFDRVREILEFLERPDLYEKDFNHLSGGEQQLVWLAQMMIQEAEIYLLDEPTQYLDLYYKKVLFDLMEAWVKRFNKTVFCITHDLYYLETMDGYLLNFSEKDPRPQVLNRECLKKNINLILQRKPNKNF; encoded by the coding sequence TTGCCTGTACTTGAAGTTAAAGACCTTTCACTAGGCTTTGAAGGAAAGTTAATAATAGAAGGTGTTTCTTTTGCTATCGAAAAGCCTTCTTTTGTGGCAATTATCGGTCATAATGGTTGCGGTAAAACGACATTTTTCAAGTCTTTGATACAATCTCACCCTTATAAGGGTGAGATTTTTCTTTTTGATCAAAAGGTCAACAAAAGCCAAACAAGTCCACGTGAGATTGCAATACTGGAGCAAAGAAATCTGGTTAATTTTCAGATTAAAGTGAAGGATATTGTGGTGATGGGACTTTTTAGACGGAAAAGTTTTTTTGAAAATTATACAAATGAGGACTTTGACCGGGTTCGGGAGATATTGGAATTTTTGGAAAGACCGGACCTTTATGAAAAGGATTTTAATCATTTGTCAGGAGGGGAGCAGCAGCTTGTCTGGCTTGCTCAGATGATGATTCAGGAAGCAGAGATTTACCTGTTGGATGAGCCCACTCAGTATCTTGATCTATATTATAAGAAAGTGCTTTTCGATTTGATGGAGGCTTGGGTAAAACGGTTTAACAAGACAGTTTTCTGCATCACACATGATCTGTATTATCTTGAAACAATGGATGGATATCTGTTAAACTTTTCAGAGAAAGATCCCAGACCTCAGGTTTTGAATAGAGAATGTCTGAAAAAAAATATAAATTTAATTTTACAGCGTAAGCCTAACAAAAATTTTTAA
- the radC gene encoding RadC family protein: MEDVKYLKILSWAEEDRPREKLILKGKESLSDAELMAILLGSGTVSLSAVDVAKLILKECNNNLNDLAKLSVKDLQKFKGIGEAKAITIISALELGRRRKEALQNKREKITCASDAFDIMKPNLLDLQHEEFWIILLNRSNAVIKKVFISSGGIAGTVADPKLIYKHALEHLASAIILVHNHPSGNLKPSEADISLTRKLKQAGSFLEIPVLDHLIFTDHGYYSFADEDKL, encoded by the coding sequence ATGGAAGATGTTAAATACTTAAAAATTTTAAGCTGGGCTGAAGAAGACAGACCCAGGGAAAAACTTATTCTGAAAGGGAAAGAATCTCTTTCAGATGCCGAATTAATGGCAATATTATTAGGGTCGGGAACGGTATCTTTAAGTGCTGTCGATGTCGCAAAGCTCATTTTGAAGGAATGTAACAACAATCTGAACGATCTTGCAAAACTGAGTGTCAAAGACTTACAAAAATTCAAGGGAATTGGCGAAGCTAAAGCCATTACAATCATAAGCGCCCTCGAGCTTGGCAGAAGGCGTAAAGAAGCTTTACAGAATAAGAGGGAAAAAATTACCTGCGCCTCTGATGCATTTGATATAATGAAACCTAATCTGCTGGATCTTCAGCACGAGGAGTTTTGGATTATTTTGCTCAACAGATCCAATGCTGTTATTAAAAAAGTCTTTATAAGTTCAGGTGGCATTGCCGGAACTGTGGCAGATCCTAAATTGATATACAAACATGCACTTGAACATCTTGCTAGTGCAATAATCCTCGTCCACAATCATCCAAGTGGCAACCTGAAACCTAGCGAGGCAGATATTTCGTTAACCCGTAAATTAAAACAAGCAGGATCCTTTCTGGAAATACCTGTACTGGACCACCTGATCTTTACTGATCATGGATATTATAGTTTTGCAGATGAAGACAAACTTTGA
- a CDS encoding DUF3108 domain-containing protein, with amino-acid sequence MKNKLLFLIGLIPFLFGFVGPSLPISREMPYGPNEVLEYRIHYGFMNAGEARIEVHPKLYLVNNKVCYKATVTGRSTGAFDFALRIRDQWGTYIDTSSKNPQRAFRTIEEGKYRLKEYAYFDYKSNQVNLERETKGNKKETRIYSITDDVQDIISGYYFLRTINYNALHLNDTLKVNAFFEDKLYDFSVKYLGKGQVKTKFGSITAIKLSPIMPDNELFKGGSSIRLWLSDDKNKIPLKVEADMVVGAVEIDLKGYEGLKHPICFK; translated from the coding sequence ATGAAAAATAAATTACTTTTTTTAATTGGCCTTATTCCTTTCCTGTTCGGATTTGTAGGACCTTCTTTGCCTATTTCCAGAGAGATGCCTTATGGTCCCAATGAAGTGCTGGAGTACAGAATTCATTATGGTTTTATGAATGCAGGTGAGGCGAGGATCGAGGTTCACCCTAAGCTTTATCTGGTTAATAATAAGGTTTGCTATAAGGCCACGGTAACGGGACGATCAACCGGCGCATTTGATTTTGCATTAAGAATCAGAGACCAATGGGGAACCTATATTGACACTTCCTCAAAAAATCCTCAGAGAGCGTTTCGTACAATTGAAGAAGGTAAGTACCGATTAAAGGAATATGCTTACTTTGATTACAAAAGTAATCAGGTGAATCTTGAAAGAGAGACAAAGGGGAATAAAAAAGAGACAAGAATATATTCTATTACAGATGATGTGCAGGATATTATAAGTGGTTATTATTTTCTCCGAACAATAAATTACAATGCCCTCCATTTAAATGATACACTTAAGGTAAATGCTTTTTTTGAGGATAAACTTTATGATTTTTCAGTAAAGTATCTAGGAAAGGGGCAGGTGAAAACAAAATTCGGTTCTATTACTGCAATTAAATTGTCACCTATAATGCCTGATAACGAATTGTTTAAAGGTGGAAGCTCCATCAGGTTGTGGCTTTCAGATGATAAAAATAAAATACCTCTGAAGGTAGAAGCAGATATGGTAGTTGGAGCTGTAGAGATTGATTTAAAAGGTTATGAGGGACTTAAGCACCCTATTTGTTTTAAGTAA
- the rpsT gene encoding 30S ribosomal protein S20: protein MANHKSALKRIRANEARALRNKYQAKTTRTFIKRLKNTTDKTEAQELLKEVSGMIDKLAKKNIIHKNNAAHKKSALAKHVAALA from the coding sequence ATGGCTAATCATAAATCCGCTTTAAAAAGAATAAGAGCTAACGAGGCTAGAGCTTTAAGAAACAAATATCAGGCTAAAACAACTCGTACTTTTATCAAAAGATTAAAAAACACTACAGATAAAACTGAAGCTCAGGAACTTTTAAAAGAAGTATCTGGAATGATCGATAAACTTGCAAAGAAAAACATTATTCATAAAAATAATGCAGCTCACAAAAAGTCAGCTCTTGCAAAACATGTTGCTGCTTTAGCTTAA
- the queA gene encoding tRNA preQ1(34) S-adenosylmethionine ribosyltransferase-isomerase QueA: MKLSEFKFTLPSELLALYPAENRDESRLMVVNRADGTIEHRIFKDIVDYFGEGDVMVINNTKVFPARLYGNKEKTGAKIEVFLLRELNQEAHLWDVLVDPARKIRVGNKLYFGDGDLVAEVIDNTTSRGRTIRFLFDGTDEEFYKTIDSLGETPLPKYIKRKAEPADRDRYQTIYAEHTGAVAAPTAGLHFTKQVMKRLEIEGVNFAPITLHVGLGTFRPVDVEDLTKHKMDSENFVVSDETAKLVNTALDNKKRVCAIGTTSVRSLESSTSANNRLKPNQGWTDKFIFPPYDFKIANALLTNFHMPESTLLMLTCAFGGYDLVMKAYKTAIKERYRFFSYGDAMLIL; the protein is encoded by the coding sequence ATGAAACTCTCAGAATTTAAGTTTACCCTACCTTCAGAATTACTTGCTCTTTATCCTGCAGAAAACAGAGACGAATCACGACTAATGGTTGTAAATCGTGCTGACGGAACCATTGAGCATAGAATCTTCAAAGACATTGTTGATTACTTCGGCGAAGGCGATGTAATGGTCATCAATAACACTAAAGTATTTCCTGCACGTCTTTATGGAAATAAAGAAAAAACCGGTGCAAAAATTGAAGTCTTCCTTCTTAGAGAATTAAATCAGGAAGCACATCTCTGGGATGTACTTGTTGACCCGGCACGTAAGATCAGAGTTGGAAACAAACTTTACTTCGGAGATGGAGATCTGGTCGCCGAAGTTATCGATAATACTACATCAAGAGGTAGAACTATCAGATTCCTGTTTGACGGCACTGATGAGGAATTTTACAAAACCATTGATAGCCTTGGAGAAACTCCTCTTCCGAAATACATAAAAAGGAAAGCGGAACCTGCAGACCGCGACAGATATCAAACCATCTATGCTGAACATACTGGTGCTGTAGCTGCTCCGACTGCCGGCCTTCATTTTACTAAACAGGTAATGAAACGTCTGGAAATCGAAGGCGTTAACTTTGCTCCGATAACATTGCATGTTGGATTAGGTACTTTCAGACCTGTAGATGTCGAAGATCTTACAAAACACAAGATGGACTCTGAAAATTTTGTAGTTAGTGATGAAACTGCAAAATTAGTGAATACCGCACTTGATAATAAAAAACGAGTTTGTGCAATTGGAACAACATCTGTCAGGTCGCTGGAGTCTTCTACTTCAGCAAACAACAGACTAAAACCAAACCAAGGATGGACAGACAAATTCATCTTCCCTCCTTACGATTTCAAAATTGCCAATGCTTTGCTTACTAACTTCCACATGCCTGAGTCAACTCTGCTTATGCTTACATGCGCATTTGGAGGGTATGACCTGGTAATGAAAGCTTATAAAACAGCCATCAAAGAACGCTACAGATTCTTTAGCTATGGTGATGCAATGCTTATCTTGTAA
- the recA gene encoding recombinase RecA: MSKAEKLKALQLTIDKLEKTYGKGTVMKLSDEKVTDVPAIGTGSLGLDLALGIGGLPRGRIVEIYGPESSGKTTLTMHCIAEAQRQGGLAAFIDAEHAFDKVYAEKLGIDTENLLISQPDNGEQALEIAEHLIRSGAIDIIVIDSVAALVPKGEIEGEMGDSKMGLQARLMSQALRKLTGAINKTGCCCIFINQLRDKIGVMFGNPETTTGGNALKFYASVRLDIRRIGQIKEGAENIIGNRTKVKVVKNKLAPPFKVVEFDIMYGEGISKVGEIIDLGVELEIIQKSGSWFSYSGNKLGQGRDAVKEILSDNPELMEEIDAKIRAKIMQSSDALDDKEKKEEEPTPAPSKPAKAEKAEKAEKAEKVK; encoded by the coding sequence ATGAGCAAAGCCGAAAAACTAAAAGCCCTTCAGCTGACAATAGATAAGCTGGAAAAAACATACGGAAAAGGTACCGTAATGAAGTTAAGTGATGAAAAAGTTACAGATGTTCCTGCAATCGGAACCGGTTCACTTGGACTTGATCTTGCTTTAGGTATTGGAGGTTTGCCACGTGGAAGGATAGTTGAGATATATGGTCCTGAATCTTCAGGAAAAACAACTCTGACGATGCACTGCATTGCCGAAGCTCAAAGACAAGGCGGTCTTGCTGCATTTATAGATGCAGAGCACGCGTTTGACAAAGTTTACGCAGAGAAGTTGGGAATAGATACTGAAAACCTTCTTATTTCACAACCTGACAATGGTGAGCAAGCGCTTGAAATTGCAGAGCATCTTATCAGATCTGGAGCTATTGATATCATTGTAATTGACTCTGTAGCGGCTTTGGTTCCCAAAGGCGAGATTGAAGGTGAAATGGGAGACAGCAAGATGGGCTTACAAGCAAGATTAATGTCGCAGGCACTTAGAAAGCTTACAGGAGCTATTAACAAAACTGGCTGCTGCTGTATATTCATCAACCAGCTAAGAGATAAGATCGGTGTTATGTTCGGTAACCCTGAGACTACAACCGGCGGAAATGCACTTAAATTCTATGCTTCCGTAAGACTGGATATCCGTCGTATAGGCCAGATTAAAGAAGGTGCTGAGAATATTATCGGTAACAGAACCAAAGTAAAAGTTGTAAAAAATAAGCTTGCACCTCCTTTCAAAGTTGTTGAGTTTGATATCATGTATGGAGAAGGTATTTCTAAAGTGGGTGAAATAATTGACCTTGGAGTTGAGCTTGAAATTATTCAGAAATCCGGATCATGGTTCTCCTACTCAGGAAACAAACTAGGTCAGGGTAGAGATGCTGTGAAAGAAATTCTTTCTGACAATCCTGAACTTATGGAGGAAATAGATGCTAAAATCAGAGCTAAGATCATGCAATCCTCTGACGCTCTTGACGATAAAGAAAAAAAAGAAGAAGAACCAACTCCTGCACCTTCCAAACCAGCAAAAGCTGAAAAGGCAGAAAAAGCTGAGAAAGCCGAAAAGGTTAAATAA
- a CDS encoding aminopeptidase — MLILFLGFYHKELIYGLGQAKGQISIIRNTRPVSEVLEDVHVADSIKQKIRLIDEIKAFAKDSLGLDVKDQYTSFYDQKGKPILWVVTASEPFELKAFEWSFPIAGSFSYKGFFDYEKAVEEERKMSQRGFDTSIDEVGAWSTLGFFNDPILSSMLDKSPGALADLFIHELTHSTLYAKDNVEFNENLASFVGYEGALLFLKSKYGPDSPELKDFQKSEEVSDKFADLVLAHSDSLKIFYKTLGSAMSLQEKLKRKEIYLSRVTTIFRDFLISNGKKVRKNKNVNNTFFLDYQRYLSKQDEFKIELNTKFNGNFKRYLDHLKKRYPLL; from the coding sequence TTGTTGATACTGTTTCTTGGATTTTATCATAAAGAACTAATTTATGGTCTTGGTCAGGCGAAAGGTCAAATTTCAATTATACGGAATACCAGACCTGTGAGTGAGGTTTTGGAGGATGTTCATGTTGCAGATTCTATCAAGCAGAAGATCAGACTTATAGATGAGATTAAGGCTTTTGCAAAAGATTCTCTTGGATTAGATGTTAAAGATCAGTATACATCATTTTATGATCAAAAAGGAAAGCCTATTTTGTGGGTTGTAACTGCCTCTGAACCATTTGAGTTAAAAGCATTTGAGTGGTCATTTCCTATCGCCGGAAGTTTTTCCTACAAAGGCTTCTTTGATTATGAAAAGGCTGTGGAAGAAGAAAGAAAAATGAGTCAAAGGGGATTTGACACATCAATAGATGAAGTAGGAGCATGGTCTACTTTAGGTTTTTTTAATGATCCTATTTTATCGAGTATGCTGGATAAAAGTCCTGGAGCGTTGGCCGATCTTTTTATTCATGAACTTACTCATAGCACATTGTATGCAAAAGATAATGTGGAATTCAATGAAAATCTGGCTAGTTTCGTTGGTTATGAGGGAGCTTTGCTATTCCTGAAATCCAAATATGGACCTGACTCTCCTGAATTGAAAGATTTTCAAAAATCAGAGGAAGTTTCGGATAAGTTTGCCGACCTGGTCCTTGCTCATTCAGATTCTCTGAAAATATTTTATAAAACATTAGGATCGGCAATGTCTTTGCAGGAAAAATTAAAAAGGAAAGAAATCTATCTGTCAAGAGTAACAACTATTTTCAGGGACTTTTTAATTTCTAACGGGAAAAAAGTTCGGAAGAATAAAAATGTCAACAATACTTTCTTTTTGGATTATCAAAGATATTTATCCAAACAGGATGAATTTAAAATTGAGTTGAATACCAAATTTAATGGTAATTTTAAAAGGTATTTGGATCATTTGAAAAAGAGATATCCTTTACTATAA
- the ettA gene encoding energy-dependent translational throttle protein EttA, translating into MSETIIFSMAGVSKIIPPKRQIIKDIYLSFFYGAKIGVLGLNGSGKSTLLKIIAGIDKDFQGDLAFSPGYSVGFLEQEPKLDPEKTVKEIVEEGVQEVVDLLKEFEEINLKFGEPLSDDEMTKLIEKQGGVQEKLDQFNAWDLDSKLERAMDALRCPPGEAKIGNLSGGEKRRVALCRLLLKEPDILLLDEPTNHLDAESVQWLEQHLQQYKGTVIAVTHDRYFLDNVAGWILELDRGEGIPWKGNYTSWLEQKKSRLAQEEKSESKRQKTLERELEWVRMAPKARQAKSKARISSYEKLLGEEAKQKEDKLELFIPPGQRLGSKVIEVNNVSKAFGDKILFENLSFSLPQGGIVGIIGPNGAGKTTLFKLITGAETPDAGTFDVGETVDIGYLDQEHTNIDPNKSVFETITGGTEFINLGGKQINGRAYVSKFNFTGSDQEKKAGILSGGERNRLHLALTLKTGANLLLLDEPTNDLDVNAIRALEEALENFGGCAVIISHDRWFLDRIATHILAFEGDSHVQWFEGNYSDYEENKKKRLGDTAPKRIKYKKLVK; encoded by the coding sequence ATGAGCGAAACCATTATTTTTTCAATGGCAGGAGTGAGCAAAATCATTCCGCCAAAGAGACAGATTATTAAAGATATATATCTTTCTTTTTTTTATGGAGCAAAGATAGGCGTGCTCGGACTTAACGGTTCTGGGAAATCAACACTCCTTAAAATTATAGCAGGTATTGATAAAGACTTTCAGGGGGATCTCGCTTTTTCTCCTGGATATTCTGTAGGATTTCTAGAACAAGAGCCTAAGCTTGACCCTGAAAAAACAGTAAAAGAAATTGTCGAAGAAGGTGTGCAAGAAGTTGTGGATCTGTTAAAAGAATTTGAAGAAATCAATCTTAAATTCGGAGAACCTTTAAGCGATGATGAAATGACTAAGCTTATTGAGAAGCAAGGGGGGGTGCAAGAAAAGCTGGATCAATTTAATGCTTGGGATTTGGATAGCAAACTTGAAAGGGCTATGGACGCTTTGAGATGTCCTCCTGGAGAAGCTAAAATAGGTAATTTGTCAGGTGGAGAAAAAAGAAGAGTGGCACTTTGCAGACTCCTTCTTAAGGAGCCTGATATATTGCTGCTTGATGAGCCGACTAACCACCTTGATGCAGAATCTGTTCAATGGCTTGAGCAGCACTTACAACAATATAAAGGTACTGTTATTGCTGTAACCCACGACAGATATTTCCTTGACAATGTTGCAGGTTGGATACTTGAACTAGACCGTGGTGAAGGTATTCCATGGAAAGGTAATTATACTTCATGGCTGGAGCAAAAGAAAAGTCGCTTAGCTCAGGAAGAAAAGTCCGAATCTAAAAGACAGAAAACTTTGGAGCGCGAGCTTGAATGGGTTCGTATGGCTCCGAAAGCAAGGCAGGCAAAATCTAAAGCCCGTATCAGTTCATATGAAAAATTATTGGGAGAAGAAGCAAAACAGAAAGAAGATAAACTGGAGCTTTTCATCCCACCAGGACAGAGACTTGGTAGTAAGGTTATAGAAGTGAATAATGTTTCTAAAGCATTTGGAGATAAAATTCTTTTCGAAAATCTGTCTTTCTCACTTCCTCAAGGTGGTATCGTTGGAATTATCGGACCTAACGGGGCTGGTAAAACAACTCTGTTTAAGCTTATCACCGGTGCTGAAACACCTGACGCAGGAACATTTGATGTAGGTGAAACTGTTGATATCGGTTATCTTGATCAGGAACACACAAACATTGACCCTAACAAATCTGTGTTTGAAACCATCACAGGAGGAACTGAATTTATTAACCTTGGTGGCAAACAAATCAATGGAAGGGCTTATGTTAGCAAATTTAATTTTACAGGGTCGGATCAGGAGAAAAAAGCTGGCATACTTTCAGGTGGTGAGAGAAACAGGCTTCATCTCGCTTTAACACTCAAAACAGGAGCAAACCTTCTTTTACTCGATGAGCCTACCAACGATTTAGACGTTAATGCGATCAGGGCTCTTGAAGAAGCACTTGAAAACTTCGGAGGCTGCGCCGTTATTATTTCTCACGATAGATGGTTCCTTGACAGAATTGCAACCCACATTCTGGCATTTGAAGGTGATTCACATGTACAGTGGTTTGAAGGCAACTACTCAGATTACGAAGAGAATAAGAAAAAAAGACTTGGAGATACTGCTCCGAAAAGGATTAAGTATAAAAAGCTTGTTAAGTAA
- a CDS encoding 2-C-methyl-D-erythritol 4-phosphate cytidylyltransferase, whose translation MEALPKYAIIVAGGSGTRMNSEVPKQFILLNGLPILMHTVKNFFFYDSKITIILVLPSSQISAWNHLCQEHHFNFPLEIVHGGNTRFQSVKNGLAHIKEERGLVAIHDGVRPLIRKNIIQNAFKSAEIYGSGIVAVNSKDSLRVLKGNESEAVDRSLYKCIQTPQCFDLNLLKKAFDTEELPTFTDDATVFEHAGHKISLVEGGYENIKITTPEDLIIAEALLKNFC comes from the coding sequence ATGGAAGCTCTGCCAAAATATGCCATCATTGTTGCCGGAGGGAGTGGTACCAGAATGAACAGCGAGGTGCCCAAGCAATTTATTCTGCTAAATGGTCTTCCTATTTTGATGCATACAGTCAAAAACTTTTTTTTCTACGATTCTAAAATCACAATCATACTGGTCCTACCATCATCGCAGATTTCTGCATGGAACCACCTATGCCAAGAGCACCATTTTAATTTTCCTTTAGAGATCGTACATGGAGGAAATACAAGATTTCAGTCTGTAAAAAATGGTTTAGCTCACATCAAGGAAGAACGCGGATTGGTGGCCATTCACGATGGAGTAAGACCTTTGATACGTAAGAATATTATTCAAAATGCCTTCAAATCAGCTGAAATTTATGGAAGTGGTATTGTTGCTGTCAACTCTAAAGATTCTCTGAGAGTACTTAAAGGAAATGAATCTGAAGCTGTTGACAGGAGCCTTTACAAATGCATTCAGACTCCTCAATGCTTTGACCTCAATTTACTGAAAAAAGCTTTTGACACTGAAGAATTACCTACTTTCACAGATGACGCTACAGTATTTGAACATGCGGGTCATAAGATTTCACTAGTAGAAGGCGGTTATGAAAACATTAAAATAACTACCCCAGAAGATTTGATTATTGCAGAGGCTTTGCTTAAAAATTTTTGTTAG
- a CDS encoding DUF2795 domain-containing protein, whose amino-acid sequence MYWTLELASYLEDAPWPATKDELIDFSIRSGAPMEVVENLQELEDDGQPYESIEEIWPDYPTKDDFFFNEDEY is encoded by the coding sequence ATGTACTGGACATTAGAATTGGCTTCTTACCTGGAAGATGCTCCCTGGCCTGCTACCAAGGATGAATTGATAGACTTTTCAATTCGTTCTGGCGCTCCAATGGAAGTTGTTGAAAACCTTCAGGAACTGGAAGATGATGGTCAGCCTTATGAAAGTATTGAGGAAATCTGGCCGGATTATCCGACCAAAGATGATTTCTTCTTCAATGAAGACGAGTATTAA
- a CDS encoding zinc dependent phospholipase C family protein, translating into MRFLLIITGFLIPNYLNAWGFYAHKEINRLAIFALPSELMAFYKPHLAYLQNQAVLPDKRRYIVKEEACRHYIDIDIYESYTKDIPEGWEQAKEVFTEDTLLKHGIVPWQIYKMTFQLKNAFQEKDIEKILKVSAELGHYIADSNVPLHTTSNYNGQKTNQHGIHGLWESRIPELFSEKYDFFVGRALYINDLRAEIWNNVWKAHSAVDSVLFYEKQASLEIPEDQKYAFEERGAATVKVYSRRYSSYYDNLLNGMVERQMRNSILMVASVWYTCWKNAGMPDLKNEQNIPELPIRKDKEEIADVSSDCNH; encoded by the coding sequence ATGAGATTTTTACTAATTATTACCGGATTTCTGATTCCAAACTATTTGAATGCCTGGGGCTTTTATGCTCATAAAGAAATTAATCGTCTGGCAATATTTGCTTTGCCATCGGAATTAATGGCCTTTTATAAACCACATCTTGCTTACCTGCAAAATCAGGCTGTTTTGCCGGATAAAAGGAGATATATTGTAAAGGAGGAAGCCTGCAGGCATTATATTGATATAGATATTTATGAAAGTTACACTAAAGATATTCCTGAAGGATGGGAGCAGGCAAAAGAAGTTTTTACTGAAGATACTCTTTTAAAGCATGGCATTGTGCCCTGGCAGATTTACAAAATGACATTTCAGCTTAAAAATGCTTTTCAGGAAAAGGACATTGAAAAAATTCTTAAAGTTTCTGCAGAACTAGGTCATTATATAGCAGATTCAAATGTACCACTTCATACAACAAGCAATTACAATGGACAAAAGACCAATCAGCATGGTATTCATGGCCTTTGGGAAAGCAGAATTCCTGAACTGTTTTCTGAAAAGTATGACTTTTTTGTAGGGCGGGCATTATATATAAATGATTTAAGAGCTGAGATTTGGAATAATGTCTGGAAAGCTCATTCGGCGGTGGATTCAGTTCTTTTTTATGAAAAGCAGGCAAGTCTTGAAATTCCGGAAGATCAGAAGTATGCATTTGAAGAACGAGGGGCAGCAACTGTTAAAGTTTATTCAAGAAGATATTCATCCTATTATGACAATCTCCTTAATGGGATGGTGGAACGGCAAATGAGGAATTCAATATTAATGGTAGCATCTGTTTGGTATACTTGTTGGAAAAATGCAGGGATGCCGGATCTGAAAAATGAACAAAATATACCTGAATTACCAATTAGAAAAGATAAGGAAGAGATAGCTGATGTATCTTCTGATTGTAATCATTAA
- a CDS encoding DUF1684 domain-containing protein yields MKTNFDTIKTKHILWTGMGVAFVLVILSFVFSNIKTSYKQNVEDYRRQRNDFFRHSPLSPIEDKEAFTTLNYFIPNPKYKVEAELYPLSDSSEITITRNDGRKDTYKKFATASFTLEKKPLQLTLLISKDSSNNELNAFIPFSDKTNGGETYSGGRYLDLKITDKKHAVIDFNFAYNPFCVYSYKYSCPLPPPENHLDIEIPAGEKIWEKPQEK; encoded by the coding sequence ATGAAGACAAACTTTGATACAATAAAAACCAAGCACATCCTTTGGACTGGTATGGGTGTTGCTTTCGTATTGGTAATCCTCTCTTTTGTGTTTAGCAATATCAAAACAAGCTACAAACAAAACGTGGAAGATTACAGAAGACAGAGAAATGACTTTTTCAGACATTCTCCACTGTCTCCCATAGAAGATAAGGAAGCATTCACCACACTAAATTACTTCATACCAAATCCTAAATATAAAGTGGAGGCAGAACTCTACCCCCTTTCTGATTCTTCAGAAATCACAATCACAAGGAATGATGGCAGAAAAGACACTTATAAAAAATTTGCGACTGCTTCATTTACATTAGAAAAAAAGCCTTTACAACTGACCCTTCTCATTTCAAAAGATTCATCCAACAATGAACTAAATGCTTTTATTCCTTTTTCTGATAAAACCAACGGAGGCGAAACTTATAGCGGAGGCAGATACCTCGATTTAAAAATAACTGATAAAAAACATGCTGTAATTGACTTTAACTTTGCTTATAACCCATTTTGTGTGTATAGTTATAAATACAGCTGTCCTTTACCTCCACCAGAAAATCATCTGGATATAGAAATTCCTGCGGGAGAAAAAATATGGGAAAAGCCTCAGGAGAAATAA